One Arvicanthis niloticus isolate mArvNil1 chromosome 13, mArvNil1.pat.X, whole genome shotgun sequence genomic window carries:
- the Tmem106c gene encoding transmembrane protein 106C, translated as MGSQHSSSALTFCQRKKDDNPEDLLAGRDQEEAIAQFPYVEFTGRNSITCHTCQGAGYIPAEQVNELVALIPHSDQRLRPQRTKQYVFLSVLLCLLASGLVFFFLFPHSVLVDDNGIKVAKVTFNKQDSLVVLDVRATLKIRNSNFYPVAVTNLFSQVQYMKAVVGSYTTMNVSLIPPRSEHLVNFTVKAEVGGPSSYVYFYCTLPAILVHNIVILMRTSVKISYIGHISQSTLETQHYVDCGENSTAVQSLVPVPQGPHL; from the exons ATGGGGTCTCAGCACTCCTCCTCTGCCCTCACGTTTTGTCAACGAAAGAAGGATGACAACCCGGAGGACTTGCTGGCTggtagagatcaggaggaagccATCGCTCAGTTTCCCTATGTGGAGTTCACTGGGAGAAATAGCATCACCTGTCACACCTGCCAGGGAGCAGGCTACATCCCAGCAG agCAAGTCAATGAGCTGGTGGCTTTGATCCCCCACAGTGACCAGAGGTTGCGTCCTCAGAGAAC GAAACAGTATGTCTTCCTGTCGGTCCTGCTGTGTCTCCTGGCATCTGGCTTGgtgttcttctttctgtttccgcACTCGGTCCTCGTGGATGATAATGGCATCAAAGTGGCGAAAGTCACGTTTAATAAGCAGGACTCCCTTGTGGTCCTCGATGTCAGG GCCACCCTGAAGATCAGGAACTCCAACTTTTATCCTGTGGCTGTGACCAACCTGTTCAGCCAGGTTCAGTACATGAAGGCCGTGGTAGGCTCATACACGACCATGAACGTCTCGCTCATTCCCCCTCGGAGTGAGCACCTG gtGAATTTTACGGTGAAGGCTGAAGTAGGAGGACCGTCTTCCTATGTGTA CTTCTACTGCACACTCCCTGCCATCCTGGTACACAACATTGTGATCCTCATGAG GACTTCTGTGAAGATTTCGTACATTGGCCACATATCCCAGAGTACCCTAGAGACACAACACTACGTGGATTGTGGGGAGAACTCTACAGCTGTTCAGAGCCTGGTCCCGGTTCCCCAGGGGCCACACCTGTAG